A segment of the Sulfurovum indicum genome:
GGATCAAACTCAAACGGAACTTCATGCAGTCGCTTGCATTGGGAGAAGAGTCCAGTGAAGTAGGAGAGATACTGGAAAACATCTCTAAACTGTATGCTGAAGAGAATGAAGAAAAACTTAAAATACTTCTGAGTATGCTCGAACCGTTCATGATGCTTGTCATCGGAGCTGTAGTGGGGGTGATCATCTCTGCCATGCTGCTGCCGATCTTTACCATGACACAGGGATTGAAGTAAAATATGGGCACCTCTAATAACCCCATACGCCCATAATGGGTTTTGCAGATGTGAGATTTTACAAGAGGCTTTCAAGTCCTAGCCAAAGCTAAGACGATGGAAGCATCTTGTGAAAGATCGCGTCTGCAAAGCCCACCCTTTGGGCAATGCCGGCTTTGCCCTATGCGGCGTTACACTTTTTCGACTTAGCTACGGCTAGGTCTGTAAAGTGTGCCTTGCCTAGAACAAAGCCGGCAATGTTATGAGCATATGGGGTTATTAGAGGTGCCCATATATGAAACAAGGAGAAACATAATGACAATTTTAAAAAAAGTGGGATATTCAGCACTGTTTGCTACATCTGCTCTTTGCGCAGACGGTATGGGGGGAGAGATCTCTTTGGGTATTTTCAGCCATTCTCCGAATGGTTATGCCTCCTATGAAAGTTCTTCTTCTGTAGATCTTGAAGAAGATCTGGGGTGGAGCAGAGAGCAGGATATGATGTTCAAAGCCTATCTGGAACACCCCGTACCTTTTCTCCCGAATCTAAAGGTAGGCTATACAAACCTGTCACATAATGGACGAGGTACCGTTACCGCCTTCTCCTGGGGAGGTATCATTAATGTAGACGGAGATATAGACTCCTCCCTTGATCTTAAAATGTATGATGTCACATCCTACTACGCATTGCTGGATAACACCATTGAAATCGATACCGGTATCACACTACGCTATTTGGATGGCAACATCGATGTTACGGTCACACCGTTTCTTTCACTCCTGGAAGAACATGAAGTTGTCAGTTTTACTTCCCTGGTCCCTATGCTCTATGGAAAATTCAGAGCAAATATTCCTGCAACCGATATCAGTTTACAGGCCGAAGGAAATTTCATTACCTATGAAGATACTACTTTTTATGACTATGAGATAAGTACACGCTATACTTTCAGTATGGGAATCGGTATCGAAACAGGGTACAGAGCCATACATCTTGACAGTAAGGATCTTGAAAACGGATTAACTGCCGATATGGACTTTAAAGGGCCGTATGTATCTCTTGTCTGGAATTTCTAATGGCAAAACAACGATTTAGAGATATCAAACAGGGAAAAGCCGCCCCTGTAGAGACAAACAACTCCAAGAGAGAAACGCCTCGGAAAAACTATGCAACTGTAGGTGACAAACTCAAAGCTTTTCTCACTGACAGCTTTATGCTTCTGATGCCGATTATGTATGTGGTTTTCTATCTGGTGATGGGCGGACGCGAGGGATTTGCTGAACATAAGATAGTGGGATGGCTCTATATTCTTGTACCGCTTGTTGTCTTACAGACACTTTTCATGTACAAAAGCGGACAGACACCAGGATACCGTGCCTACAAGATAGAGGTCATCGATGAGGCAACAGGGAAACGTCCTTCTCTTTTTCTGATTCTGTTCAGAAATCTCTGTGCCATTCTCTCCATGGCAACGCTCTTTGGCTGGATGCTGATGTTCTTCAGAAAGGATAACAAGAACCTGCATGACTTGCTGAGCGGAACAGCTGTCATCAGAAAACCATGAAAACACTACTGACGCCCCTGGCACTCTTTTTGAGTGCTTTCTACTTTTTCTATTTTGCCCTGGTGGGTGTCTATGTGATATTTATGCCAAAGGCTCTGCTTGACCTTGGGTACAATGCTGTGGAAGTAGGGATCATCTATGCAGCTGCTCCCTTTATGCGCTTTCTTCTCCCTTTCATCTTCAGACACTTTGTCACACTGACCCCCAAAGTCTACCTTGCAGCACTCATTATTACCTTTGCTGCGACCCTGCTTTTTTGGGCTACAGTCAATCACTTTATGCTATACCTCATCGCCAACCTTCTCTTTGGAGGTGCCATGGGGGTCTCTCTTCCCTATGTAGAGACCATTGCACTTGCGATACTTTCCAAAAGCCGTTACGGTAAAGTACGTTTATGGGGTTCACTGGGTTTTATGGCTATTGCACTATGGCTGGGGAAAGTACTCACTGTACCGTTTGAAGCACTTTACTACCTCTCAGCCATGACTTTTCTTACAATGCTCTTTGGTACTCTTCTCATCAAGTATGACAGAACAGAGCATACATCTTCCCTGGAGGATGCAACCTTCTCGTTATCAAAGTACTGGGCATTCTGGATTTCGGTCTTTTTGATGCAGGTTGGTTTTGGAGGATTCTACAACTTCTTCACCATCTATGAGACCTCCCACGGTATTTCATTGGAGATGACCAGCTGGATGTGGAGTTTCGGCGTGATCTGCGAAATCGTGATGCTTTACTTCCAGGGGCCTCTTTTGCAACGGAATCTGCTCAATATTCTGCAGTTTGCCACACTGGTGACGGCAGGAAGATGGCTTATACTCTATCTCTTTCCTGATTCTGTCACACTAACCTTTGCATCACAGTCTTTACATGCAGTCAGTTTCGCTCTCTACCATACCGCTGCCATCACTTATGTCTTCTCTCTCTATACCCAGAAAAAACTGGCACAGCAGTTCTTCCTGGGTATCGCTTTCGGACTGGGAGGCTCTGTCGGTGCTGTACTCTCCGGACAGATATACGGAGAGTACCTCTTTTTGGTCGAATCAGGCATTACCTTTATGGCTTTTGTGGTATTGTGGATCCATCAGAGACGCAAGAAGGAGGTACTGCATGAAACATAAAATGCCCGCTGTTATCTTTGCCGGAGGGAAGAGCTCCCGCATGGGAGAGGACAAAGCCCTACTCCCTTTTGGCAGTTTTCCTACCCTTGTACAGTATCAGTATGAACGTTTGTCCAAAATATTCGAGAAAATCTATCTCAGTACAAAAAGTGCAAAGTTCAACTTTGAAGCACCGCTTATACAGGACCTCTATAGTGAAAGTTCACCGCTTGTCGGACTTGTTTCCGTTTTTGAAACTCTGGATACGGATGAAATCTTTATTTTGAGTGTCGATGTACCTTTTATAGAAGAGAATATTATTAAAAGCATACTGAAAGAACCGTCTGGCTATGATGCTGTGATAGCTAAAAACAAAGGACAGCTACAGCCGCTGTGCGGACGCTACTCACGTTCGATACTCCCCCTTGCCAAAGCAGAGCTGGAAAGAGGTAACCATAAACTGGGCATACTGCTGCAGCAGGCAAATACCTCTTATATGGCTTTTGAGGAGAAAAAAGCGTTCATGAACCTGAACCATCCCCATGAGTACAGGGAAGCTCTCAAGATCATTTCTTCTTAACCTGTAGCTGATTTTCATTCTCAAGCATCTGTATCATCAGTTTTTTGGAGAAGAAGAGGAACTTCTCAAAAAGCGTACTGTGGTATTTGTCTTTATGATAGATTAACAAAAAGTCACGCTTACACTCAAAGTTCTTTACCTTTACACGGTAAAGCTTCTCTTCTTGCAGTTCATTCTCTACAGAAATTTTCGAGATACAGGTAAGACATTCCCGGTTCATCAAAATACTTTTGATCGATTCTGTATGTCCAAGCTCAAAAAAGATATTCAGGTTATCCACCTTATCTTTGATATAGTCAAGAAAGACTTCGCGCGTTCCGGACCCCTCTTCTCTCAGTACCCACCGTTTATCCGCCAACTCATCAATATAGCATGAGTCGCATAGATCCTTTTGGGAAGAGACAACAATCAGCTCATCTATCCCAACTTTCTCCTTAATAATATCTGACCCCGAAACAAAGCCCTCAACAAATCCGACATCGATCTCGCCGCTTTGGATCATCTCTGTGATCTCTTTGGTATTACCCTCTTTAAGCGTGATCTTTACATCAGGATAAGAGCTCATATAGCTGCAGATGATCGAAGGCATCAGATAATCTACGATCGTTGTACTCGCCCCTACACGGATCATCCCTTTGTTCTCAGAGTTTTGGAACTCATACTCTATATCCGAAAGCTTTCTAAAAAGCGGCTCTATCTCTTTGTGAAAAGCACGTCCCACCTCATTCAGTACCAGTTTCTTGTTAATACGGTCAAATACCGGACGACCCAGAATACTCTCAAGCTCTTTGATGGACATTGAAATCGCTGATTGACTGAGGTTCATCTCTTTGGCTACATTGGTCAGGTGCCCTGAGGCTACCACATTAAGGAAAATTTCCATCTGTCTGAGTGTTAGTTTCATGATTGACTCTCTTTTATTCTAAAAAATTTATTATTGTACACTATTTGATTTATTTCATGATTATATCAGAAATATGGTAGAATTTCAAAAAAGTAATCAATTTTTTTGAATGAAATTTTACTAATGAGGAAAAAAGTATGCCATTTTCACCAGAACACCGCAAAGGTACCTTAAGTGGTATCATTTTCGTTGCTATTTTTGCTGCAGGTGCAACCTACCTCGCCGGCATGGGTCCGATCAAAGCACTTGGCCTCTCTCCATTGGTCATCGGTATTGTCATGGGTATCTTCTACGCCAACACCCTCCATAACCAGACACCGGCAGAATGGCAGGGCGGAATCACCTTTTCTGCAAAAAAGATCCTTCGTTTTGCTATCGTGCTTTACGGTTTCCGTATTACCTTCCAGGAGATCGCTGCAGTCGGAATGGACGGATTTCTTGTTTCGCTTATCATGCTGACATCCACACTTATCCTTGGGTCATGGCTTGGCTACAAGATGTTCGGTATGGAGAAAGATACTTCCATTCTTACTGCATCCGGAGCCGCTGTCTGTGGTGCTGCTGCTGTTCTTGCCACGGAACCGGTACTCAAGTCCGAAGAGTACAAAGCAGCCATTGCTGTATCGATGGTCGTTCTTTTTGGAACGATATCTATGTTCCTTTACCCGGTACTCTACACAACACTCATTGAGAATGCTACAGGTTTCCTGCATATGACAGCAAGAGAGTTCGGTATCTATGTGGGAGGGACCATCCATGAAGTAGCACAGGTTGTTGCAGTTCCTGCTTCTGTACCCGGTTCCCCCAAAGAGATGGCGGATGCTGCCGTGATCGTGAAAATGACACGTGTTATTATGATCGCTCCAATGCTTATACTCCTCGGGCTTTATCTCTCGTACAGTGCCAATAAAGAGGGAGGAGCGAGTAAAGAGAAGACGCCTCTTGTTATTCCCTGGTTTGCTGTCTACTTCATCATGGTTGCCGGCTTCAACTCATTGCATCTGCTTCCTGAGAACATTGTATCTCTCATCAATGAAGTCGATACTTTTCTGCTTACTATGGCAATGACCGCTCTTGGTATGGGAACTATCTTTGCAAAGTTCAAAGGGCTCGGACTCGCACCGGTCTATACAGCATCGAGTATGTTCGTATGGCTGGTTGTCGGTGGCTTCCTTGTAACAAAACTTATTGTTGAGGTGATATGAGTCCTCTTGACTTTTTCTGCTCTGCCTGCGTTACAGAGTAGTTTGTTTTTCTTCACAACGAAAAGTATTGAACTACAGAACACCATATGAAATATTTTTTGAAAAACTTACCAAGAAATTGACTGCATGATTAAATTTGAATAGCACTTATAATTTTAAGGGCATATGTAAAATAGACTTTATGATAGTGGTGGCCACGAATGGACTCGAACCATCGACCACCACCATGTCAAGGTGGTGCTCTACCAACTGAGCTACGCGACCACATATTTTGTAGGTGGGAATTATATACGAAAATAGCTTAAACTCCTCTCATAAAGAAGAGTTAGTTTTGACAAACCCAACTGCTCTCTGCACAGAGTCTGTCCAGGTATTTACCTGCTTCTGTCTTACCAAGCTTCAAAGCTTTTTTGAGATTCTCATATGCTTTGAGCTTATCGGTCGGAATACCCTCTCCCCAGGCATACAGAATACCTACATTAAGCTGCGCATTGGCATCACCCATATCGGCTGCTTTCCTAAAATGTTCAAATGCTTTTTGTATATCCTGGGCAACACCTTTGCCTTCAAGATAAAGCGTACCCAGATTATTGTGTGCCTGTATGATCCCATGCTGTGCAGCCTTTTCATACCAGTACTTTGCCCGCTCATAGGAATGTTCTTCCTGTTCGCCAAGACTATGGTAGATCTCTGCAAGATTATACTGTGCAGAAGCCAGTCCCTGCTTGGCCGCCCTTTCATACCACTCCATCGCCTTTTTAATATCCTGCCGGGCACCTTTCCCCATAGCATACATCAATCCGACATTATACTGTGCTTTTGCATCACCATTCTTGGCCAGTATATAAAAACCGTTAAGTGCTTCAATATAACTTCCGTTCCTGTAGGCCTGCATTGCATTGTCAAACTCACCGGCAAACAAACTAACTGCCAATGCTGCACCTAAGAGTATCTTTTTCATTCCCGTCCTCTTCATATCAATGTTTCGGCAATAAATGTCTTGGTCACTTTCCCGCCAAATCTGTATACACCCTCTTCACAGCTGACATACAGCTCATCTCCGCTTTTAGGGTGTACCTTGACCTGGCCGGGCACTTTCCCCTCTTTATGATTACGAATGAAACAGGCCACCATACCCGTTCCGCACGCCAGTGTTTCATCTTCCACACCACGCTCATAGGTACGGACATACATCGTATTCCCCTCTATCTTACAGATGTTGACATTGACATTGTATTTTTCTCTAAGCTTTCGTGCCTGTTCCAGATCAAATGTATCAATATTGTCACGTACTGCTACCAGGTGCGGTACACCTGAATCGATCAGCCACCATATTTCATCATCCTCTTCAATATCGGTTCGGATAATACGTGGTTCAACCATATCACTGACCACATACAGACCGTTGATCGTGGCATGGATCACTCCCGCACCGGTAAGGAACTCCGCTTTACCGTTCTTGCTGATCCCTTTCTCATGGGCGAAGTGAGCCACTGCACGGCTGGCATTTCCGCACATTGCCGCATAAGAGCCGTCTGCATTGTAGAATTCCCATTCAAAATCGTACTCAGGATGAGGCAGCACTACCACCATCCCATCTGCTCCCACACCATTCTGGCGATGACAGAGCTTCTTTGCAAGCTCAGATCTGTCTGCTTTCTCCTGCGCAATGAAGATGATAAAATCATTTCCGTTGGCAGAGTATTTGGTCACTGTCATGCAAACTCCTTCAGTATCGCATCTTTTACTTGCTCGTATTCTATCCTAAGTTGGGTTTTATCACAACTATTGTCGATGACAAAATCGGCCATATAGCGCTTCTCTTCAATATCTATTTGTGCAGCGATCCGTTCCAGTATCGCTTTTTTGTCAAGTCCGTCCCTGAGTATCGCTCTTTCTATCTGTTTCTCCTGTGGTGCATAGACAACAAGAGAGCGCTTTATAGGATAGCGTTTCCCTTCAAAAAAGAGTGGGATATCCACGATATACGGCTTCCTTTTTGCATCTTCTGTTTGTGCTTCCGTTTCAATCCTCTCATAGATCAAAGGGTGTAGCAGATGCTCGAGAGCTTTACGTTTCAGAGGATCTGCAAAAATCACGGTACCCAACGCTTTTCGGTCAACCCTTCCCTCTTTTACCATCTCCTCTCCAAACATTTTAACGATCCGGTCACGCTGCTCTTCCAATATCTCATGTGCGATCCGGTCGGCATCAATAACTGTAAACCCATCTTCTTTAAACATTTTTGCCACAGAACTTTTTCCTGTCGCTATGCCTCCTGTCAGTGCCACAGCATAGTCAAATGTCATCTTTTACCACCTTTTGTAAGACTGCAGCTGCATCCGGTCATAATGGTACACATCATCCCTGAACTGCAATTTTCCGTCATAATCCACCCAGGCGGTCAGATAGACAATATCGACCGGTACCTTTTTGCTCAAACGCATATGGACATTCTTTTTACCTTGAAGGATCTGTTCAGATTTTGCAAGATCAATGTTCTCTTCAAACGCTGCAAACGTTCTAAACAGCTCCCTTGGTTTTTCCAGGCGTACACATCCGTGGCTGAAAGCCCGCTTCTCTCTTTTAAAAAGAGGTTTTGTCGGTGTATCATGCATATAAACAGAAAATCTGTTAGGGAAAAGAAACTTAATCTTTCCCAGGGCATTTCTGTAGCCGGGTGGCTGGGCAAAACGATAGGGAAGATGTTTACTGTACCGGTAAGCTGCCCAGTTAACCGAAGCAGGATCGATCTTTCTGGCATCTCTGCCCCAGCCCGTATAGACATCGATCCCCTCTTTCCTCATTGCATACGGATTACGCAGGAGTTTAGGGATCATCTCCTTTTGAACAATACTTTTTGGCACATTCCAGTAGGGGTTGAGCACAATTATCTCCACCTCATCGGAAAAGATCGGTGTCGGGTGATTTGGTTTACCCGTAATCACTTTCATACTCTGAATCAGCTTCCCGTTCTCTTCAAAGTAGAGTGTGAAAAACGGAATATTGATGATGATATGCCGATGCGGCTGTCTCGGATTGAGCCACTTGATACGGTCAAGGTTGAGGCGAATTGTTGCAATGCGCTCAGAGACAGGAGTGTTCAATGCTCTCAGTGTTGCCGGTCCCACAACACCGTCTGGTTTAAGTCCGTTACGTTTCTGAAAATGCCTGACTGCTTCCTGAAGACAACCGTCATACAGCTCCCCCTCTACACTCTCACTGCATCCGGTATAATCACCTGTGACCTTCAGTCGTTCCCGAAGAGAGTATACTCCTTCGTCATGGCTGCCAGGGTCAAGTTTTCTTCTATGCAGCACTACCCTCTGCCAACCGCCATCAGCTTCAATATCCATATAGTGTTTAAGCGCTTTTTGCAATGCCCGGTAGTGGTAGGCTGTCGGTACAGCAGCCTGAAGTTCCTTCTTCATGTCTCCTCCAAGCAATGCCCTCTCCACCATCTTCACAGGATCCACATCCGGCCGGTGCAGTACCCATTCTGTACTTACCCCGTTGACCTTCAGGTTGGAGATGCGTGCCTGAAATGCCCCCCAGTTGATACTGCCAAAGTAAGCATAGTCTATATAGGCTTTATAGAGCAAAGAGATCTTAAATTCCATCTCCATTTTTTGAAGGAATGTACTTTGGGAAAGATAAAGGTTTTGCGCTTCCTCATAAAGAAGTCTGGCATCACGGTAGAGCTTACTTTCCGGATCGAGTGTAAAATCCTCCTGCATCGTTCCAAAAAGTCCTTTAGCCGGTGAAGAAAGACCCTTTTCCTGCATCCAGACCGGTAAAAACAGAAGCTCTTTGTAAAACCTTTTCAAAAAACTTTTGGAAGGCTGGGTCTTCAAAGAGTTGAATATTACATCCGTTGCATGCTCTTCAAATGCCATTTGACCGGCATACAAAGGCGTCATGTGCAGTGACAGTATCATCACTGCTGTACCCAACCAGAGCCTTGCCTGCTTCCAACTTTGCTGCATCTTGTCTCGCTTTACCGTAAGTTTTTGGGTTATCAGAGGTGCCCTTCAAATAATTATATCGTAACGTTATCAGATAAATGCTAAAATAAGAACGCTTTGAATACTTCATGCATTCACAGCAGGATCGGAAGAGGAAAGGTATGCATTTTACACTCGGGTCACCCTGGTTCCTACTGCTTCTACTGTTACTGCCCTGCTTTTTCTGGTGCAGAGAAACAGACAGAAGCTTCTATGTTTCAAAACTTGACTGGGCAGGAAAGGAGAGTTCTCTTCTCTCATGGAAACAGTGGTTCAAAATTCTCATTTTTACACTTATGGTCATTGCTCTGACCAAACCCTTTGTCTATGAGAGTGAAGGCAACCAGTATAAAAAGGGCCGTGATCTTATCCTTGCCATTGATGCAAGCGGCTCCATGGCACAAAGCGGTTTTGATGCCAGGAACCGTTTCAGTAGCAAATATGAAGTCACCCTCAAACTGGCTAAGACCTTTACCCAAAAACGTTACGATGACAATATAGGTGCCGTGATCTTCGGTACCTTTGCCTACACTGCTTCCCCCCTCACATACGATCTGGAAGCTCTGGAATATCTGCTTGACATGACCACAGTCGGTATTGCAGGAGAAAGTACCGCCATTGGTGATGCCATCATGCAATCCATCCGTACACTCTCCTATGGAAAAGCAAAAAACAAAGTGATTATTCTGCTTACTGACGGATATCATAATGCAGGGAAATATTCACCAAAACAAGCAGTTGCCGAAGCAAAAAAGCTTGGAATCAGGATCTATACTATCGGAATCGGCAAAAAAAGTGACTACGATGCCGCACTTTTGCAAACTATAGCCAAAAAGAGTGGCGGGAAAAGCTACAGTGCAAACAGTGCAGAAGCACTCAGTGCAGTCTTTTCCGAAATCTCAAAACTTGAACCCAGCCGCATCCGCGGGGAGAATTATCTGAACCAGAGACTGCTTATCTTTTTCCCGCTGATCATTGTGATAGGTCTTCTGCTTTTATGGATATTCCGTCAAGAGAGGGGGAGAGAATGAGTCTTCTCTATCCACAGTTTCTCTGGCTGCTGATCCCTTTCGGATTACTCTTTCTCTACCTGAAACCCAATCTCCTGATACAAAGAGTCCATCTGATCATCCTTCTATTGCTGGTCTTTACGCTTACGCGTCCACAGCTGCAAAAAGGATTTCAGGAAGAGAGCATCGAAGCAAAAGAGGTGCTTATTGCACTGGATGTCTCCTACTCAATGCGGGCTACCGATGTCAAGCCTACCCGCTACGACTATGCCAAAGCAACTATTGATACCCTCTTGAGAGAGAATGTACAGGATAACATCATGCTGATCGCCTTTACAACCAACCCCCTGCTTCTCTCTCCCCCTACAACAGACCATATACTCGTAAGGACAGCACTCAATGCTCTTGATCTGAACAACATTCTCACCAAAGGTACATCACTTGAAAAACTCTTTAAAAAGATCTCAAGCATGAAAAAAGTCCACCGTGAACTGCTGCTCATCACCGATGGAGGAGAAGAGAAAGACCTGAAGAGGCTGACAACAGCACTTGAAGATACCGATATTCACTTGACTATCCTGGCACTGGGAAGCAAACAGGGGACAACCATTCCCACAGAAGATGGAAGTATGCTCAAAGACAGCGACAACCATCTGGTCGTTTCACGTATCAACCCTCTTCTCAAAGAGCTTGCACAAGCCATGAACGGTACATACCTGACCGCATCAGGGAATCCACAAAGCACTTCCGATGCCATCAACCGCAGTTTTTCACAATCACACCTGGAAGCCAAAAGAGTGAACAAACTGCACTATACCACTACCGAACTCTACCAGATACCTCTTTTATTGGCTCTCCTGCTCTTTTTGATGCTGCATACCCGTGCCTCGAAATACCTGCTGATACTTTTTGCCCTCCTGGGTATACCGCTTCAGGCATCCTTCCTCGATACCTTCTACCTTGACCAAGCCTATCATTCCTATGAAGCCAAAGAATACAACACTACGAAACGTATCCTTACAAAAATAGAGACACCCTCTTTACAAAAACAGTTCGCTCTGGCCAATACCTTTTACAAGCTGCACCAATACAAAAAAGCCATTGCCCTCTACTCAGCCATCCATTCTACCTCAGCATCGGTCAAACAAAAGCTTTACTACAATATTGCCAATGCCTATGCAATGCAAAGAGCGTATGATAAAGCCAAGATATATTATACTAGAGCCTTGCAGCTGGGAGATGACGAAGATGCTCTGCACAACCTGAAAATCATTGCACTTTTAAAGAAAAAAAAGCGTGCGGAACTTGGTATTTCCCATCCCAAATCCCAAAGCAGCGACAGCAGCAAAAGTAATGCAGAAAAGGGCAGTCAGTCCAAAAAAACTCAGGATGAGGAGCAGCAAAGTTCCGGCTCCGGCTCCGGAGGCGAAAAACAGGAAAGTACAAAAAAGAAGCAGGAAAAACAGAAACTGATACTCGATAAAAGAGAGGAACAGC
Coding sequences within it:
- a CDS encoding vWA domain-containing protein, with translation MSLLYPQFLWLLIPFGLLFLYLKPNLLIQRVHLIILLLLVFTLTRPQLQKGFQEESIEAKEVLIALDVSYSMRATDVKPTRYDYAKATIDTLLRENVQDNIMLIAFTTNPLLLSPPTTDHILVRTALNALDLNNILTKGTSLEKLFKKISSMKKVHRELLLITDGGEEKDLKRLTTALEDTDIHLTILALGSKQGTTIPTEDGSMLKDSDNHLVVSRINPLLKELAQAMNGTYLTASGNPQSTSDAINRSFSQSHLEAKRVNKLHYTTTELYQIPLLLALLLFLMLHTRASKYLLILFALLGIPLQASFLDTFYLDQAYHSYEAKEYNTTKRILTKIETPSLQKQFALANTFYKLHQYKKAIALYSAIHSTSASVKQKLYYNIANAYAMQRAYDKAKIYYTRALQLGDDEDALHNLKIIALLKKKKRAELGISHPKSQSSDSSKSNAEKGSQSKKTQDEEQQSSGSGSGGEKQESTKKKQEKQKLILDKREEQQPLSSKVYELINKGYIHETHPW